The following nucleotide sequence is from Bacteroidota bacterium.
GCATGTAATTATCAGTTTCGGTACAGGCATATCCAAACATTAAACCCTGGTCGCCAGCACCTTGGTCTTCTTCTTTTTGACGCTCTACTCCCTGGTTAATATCGGGCGACTGTTCATGTATTGCTGAAATAACCCCACAACCATCGCCCTCGAACATATAGTCGGCATTGGTGTAGCCAATTTTTTTAATCACATCGCGGGCAACTTTCTGCACATCGACATAAGCTTGCGTTTTTACTTCTCCACTCAGTACTACCAGCCCTGTTGTTACCAGGGTTTCACAAGCTACTTTTGAATTGGGGTCCTGACGCAGGAATTCATCTAAAAGTGCATCCGAAATCTGGTCGGAAACTTTATCGGGATGTCCTTCAGAAACGGATTCTGATGTAAATAAATAACTCATATATAAGGATTAAAATTAAGCGAACAAAAATATCATTTTTTTACTAAAGCAAACTACTGGAAATAAGATTCATATTAATTCCCCGATAGTTCCTTAAAAATAGCTTCTAAAGGGCGTTTTTCTGTTTGCATTTCCAGGAGACTGAGTCCTTTTTCCGATATCAGCTTAAATACCTGTTCGCGAAGGTCATCGCCTGTATCACTTTCGAGGTAAAATATTCTGGGCGATTCTTGTCTGATATTACGAATGGCAGGTATAGAACTAAATAAGGTTTTGTCTGCATCTTCTTTTAGTTCGATGCGTAAGGTTTGCCGATGGTTTTTACTCTGGCGCACCTCTTCAGTAGTTTTATCGGCTACAATTTTTCCTTTGTTAATCATTAGTACCCGATGGCAGATAGCTTCTACTTCCTGCAGAATATGAGTAGAAAGAAGTACAGTTTTTTCTGAGCCCAGATTTTTAATCAGTTCGCGGATTTCTGTAAGCTGCATGGGGTCGAGTCCTGTGGTTGGCTCGTCGAGAATAAGTAGTTGTGGGTTGTGTATCAGTGCCTGTGCCAGTCCTACGCGTTGTTTGTAGCCCTTTGATAGCTGCCCGATTTTCTTTTTTCTTTCCACACCTAAGCCTGTGAGGGCAATTATTTCATCAACACGTGCTGATAGATTCCTGATACCGTAAATTTTACCTGCGTAGCGCAGGTATTCCACTACATATTGGTCGGAATACAATGGGTTATTCTCTGGAAGATATCCGATAAGGCGTTTAAGTTCAATGCCGGCCTCTTGTATGCTGGTGCCCTGAATAAGAATCTGACCCTCGTCGGGGTGAAGTATTCCGCAAATGGCTTTCATGGTAGTGGATTTTCCAGCACCATTAGGTCCAATAAAACCTACAATTTCGCCTTTTTTCAGT
It contains:
- a CDS encoding ATP-binding cassette domain-containing protein, with amino-acid sequence MSVVVSGLTKLYGEQKAVDSISFELKKGEIVGFIGPNGAGKSTTMKAICGILHPDEGQILIQGTSIQEAGIELKRLIGYLPENNPLYSDQYVVEYLRYAGKIYGIRNLSARVDEIIALTGLGVERKKKIGQLSKGYKQRVGLAQALIHNPQLLILDEPTTGLDPMQLTEIRELIKNLGSEKTVLLSTHILQEVEAICHRVLMINKGKIVADKTTEEVRQSKNHRQTLRIELKEDADKTLFSSIPAIRNIRQESPRIFYLESDTGDDLREQVFKLISEKGLSLLEMQTEKRPLEAIFKELSGN